A genome region from Mesorhizobium sp. B2-1-8 includes the following:
- a CDS encoding ABC transporter permease, whose product MTQRREGSPFVGLSTVALKEAADHMTSVRIHLVMLLVVLTAIGSVYAAIGQIKATLGEDPFLFLRLFTTAQPPLPSFVSFLGFLIPLVAIALGFDAINGEYSRRTLSRILSQPIYRDALLAGKFLGGLLVIAICLLALWLLVTGLGMLLLGLPPSGEEVARGLAFLFASFVYAGVWLAMAMAFSTLVRSPATSALCALTVWLLFTVFWPMLAPLIAGVVVPIDPLDPMTAVHQIGLEQAIARVSPNTLYGEATLALLNPATRSLGLLFADQMSGAVMGAPLPFSLSMALIWPQLAGMIAVLLLLFTIAYVSFQRQEIRA is encoded by the coding sequence ATGACGCAGCGGCGTGAAGGGTCGCCCTTTGTCGGCCTGTCGACGGTCGCGCTCAAGGAAGCGGCCGATCATATGACCAGCGTCCGCATCCACCTGGTCATGCTCCTCGTCGTCTTGACGGCGATCGGCTCGGTCTATGCGGCCATCGGCCAGATCAAGGCGACGCTGGGCGAGGACCCGTTCCTGTTCCTGCGCCTATTCACCACGGCGCAGCCGCCGCTGCCTTCGTTTGTCTCCTTCCTCGGCTTTCTCATTCCCCTGGTGGCGATCGCGCTCGGCTTCGATGCCATCAACGGCGAATACAGCCGCCGCACCCTGTCGCGCATCCTGTCGCAGCCGATCTACCGCGACGCGCTGCTTGCCGGCAAGTTTCTGGGAGGGCTCCTGGTCATCGCCATCTGCCTGCTGGCATTGTGGCTGCTGGTCACCGGCCTCGGCATGCTGTTGCTCGGCCTACCCCCGAGCGGCGAGGAAGTCGCGCGCGGACTTGCCTTCCTTTTCGCGTCCTTCGTCTATGCCGGCGTCTGGCTGGCAATGGCGATGGCTTTCTCCACCCTTGTCAGATCGCCGGCGACATCGGCGTTGTGCGCACTCACCGTTTGGCTGCTGTTCACCGTATTCTGGCCGATGCTGGCGCCCCTGATCGCAGGTGTGGTCGTGCCGATCGATCCCCTCGATCCGATGACGGCGGTGCACCAGATCGGTCTCGAGCAGGCGATCGCCCGCGTCTCGCCCAACACGCTTTACGGCGAAGCCACGCTTGCGCTGCTCAACCCGGCGACACGCTCGCTCGGCCTGCTGTTCGCCGACCAGATGAGCGGCGCCGTGATGGGCGCGCCATTGCCGTTTTCGCTGAGCATGGCGCTCATCTGGCCGCAGCTTGCCGGCATGATCGCGGTGCTTCTTCTGCTGTTCACGATCGCATACGTATCGTTCCAGCGTCAGGAGATAAGGGCATGA
- the mprF gene encoding bifunctional lysylphosphatidylglycerol flippase/synthetase MprF has translation MNSILKSADPTIGCEVARARHFGGPLRRIAASLTVFVAIGLTIAGFSDVVQDLDYEALVRAMRHMPAAAIGWSICATILSFAALVARDVCAVRYVGGRTPLLAPFLAGFCGTALGNAVGFGTLTGAAVRYRIYGAVGIRSRDIARLLLFIAGGFGLGLAGFGGFAGLMEPVPVAHLLGWRPELLRLISAMALSAAVAIVFFGPRGTLRIGAFSIAGPSRMLTAAQLLLAATRLTGAAAALWILLPGAPIDFLTFAAVFSAATALGAVSNLPGGIGVFEAVVLWALKGQASPDSIAAALLTYRGIYFAVPLALSAALLAIFETRLAIGHERSRDDRLVRAAAGLAPRFMGVISFAAGVMLLISGATPTFGHRLAILSMRLPLWIVETSHFLGSLLGLVFLFVARGLFERRDGAWWIALALAIASLGLSLAKGLAYGEAGFLSFLIALLLTTRRQFDRPASMLEQPFTIGWFVAVAVILVAAQLIFFLAFRDVDYTAHDLWWQFEFDAQAPRALRALLGAAVIAIAFGLWELLRPPKGLASPPDAAALAHASRIIDLQGRSESLLAMMGDKSLLFSTSGKAFIMYGKRGRSWIALFDPVGPCEEWTELIRRFIGLADGHGGRAAFYQIRPESLPYYLDAGLTVMKLGEEACVPLTDFSLQGGAKAHLRYALKRGERDGLTFELVPPDRVTFILAALETISSDWLETRRNGEKGFSVAAFEPRYLESQWVALVRQHGVPTSFVTVMTTSSVREASTGLMRHARGTSPYAMEFLFTNLMLQLKELNCRCLSLGMAPLSGIESPPLSSRWNRLGAIIRHYGSPFYNFRGLRLFKDKFNPIWEPRYLAASGTLSPFMALADATTLIGRGFKRPKELSNRE, from the coding sequence GTGAACAGTATCTTGAAGTCGGCGGACCCGACGATCGGCTGCGAAGTCGCGCGGGCGCGCCACTTTGGCGGGCCGCTTCGCCGCATCGCGGCGTCGCTCACCGTCTTCGTGGCCATCGGACTGACCATCGCCGGTTTCAGCGATGTCGTCCAAGACCTCGATTACGAAGCTCTTGTCAGGGCGATGCGTCACATGCCCGCCGCCGCCATCGGCTGGTCGATCTGCGCGACGATCCTGAGCTTTGCCGCACTCGTCGCAAGAGACGTCTGTGCGGTTCGTTATGTTGGCGGCCGCACTCCTCTTTTGGCACCGTTTCTGGCGGGGTTCTGCGGCACCGCGCTGGGCAATGCCGTGGGCTTCGGCACCCTCACCGGCGCGGCGGTTCGATATCGTATCTATGGCGCTGTCGGCATCAGGTCGCGCGACATTGCCCGGCTGTTGCTATTCATTGCCGGAGGTTTCGGACTGGGACTTGCCGGGTTCGGCGGATTCGCCGGGCTGATGGAGCCGGTACCGGTCGCGCATCTCTTGGGATGGCGGCCGGAGTTGCTGAGACTGATATCGGCGATGGCTCTCTCGGCGGCGGTGGCCATCGTGTTCTTCGGTCCGCGCGGCACCTTGCGAATAGGCGCGTTTTCAATTGCCGGCCCGAGCAGGATGCTCACGGCGGCGCAACTGCTGCTGGCCGCGACGCGCCTGACCGGTGCCGCGGCGGCGCTGTGGATCCTTCTGCCCGGCGCACCGATCGATTTCTTGACCTTTGCCGCGGTGTTCTCGGCCGCCACCGCCTTGGGCGCGGTGAGCAATCTGCCTGGCGGGATTGGGGTCTTCGAGGCCGTCGTGCTTTGGGCTCTCAAAGGACAGGCTTCTCCCGATTCGATAGCAGCGGCCCTGTTGACCTATCGCGGCATCTATTTCGCCGTGCCGCTGGCGCTTTCCGCGGCACTGCTGGCAATCTTCGAGACCCGCCTTGCCATCGGCCACGAACGATCCCGCGACGATCGCCTTGTCCGAGCCGCCGCCGGTCTGGCACCGCGCTTCATGGGCGTCATATCTTTCGCGGCCGGAGTGATGCTGCTCATTTCCGGCGCAACACCTACTTTCGGGCACCGGCTGGCAATCCTGTCCATGCGGCTGCCGCTGTGGATTGTCGAGACATCGCACTTCCTCGGCAGTCTGTTGGGCCTTGTCTTCTTGTTTGTCGCTCGCGGTCTCTTCGAGCGGCGGGACGGCGCCTGGTGGATTGCGCTGGCGCTGGCAATTGCGAGCCTGGGTTTGTCACTCGCCAAGGGGCTGGCCTATGGCGAGGCAGGTTTCCTTTCTTTCCTGATTGCTCTTCTTCTCACGACGCGGCGGCAGTTCGATCGTCCGGCCTCGATGCTCGAACAACCATTCACGATTGGCTGGTTCGTCGCGGTGGCAGTCATCCTGGTCGCTGCCCAACTGATCTTTTTTCTGGCGTTCCGCGACGTCGACTACACGGCTCACGACCTTTGGTGGCAGTTCGAATTCGACGCGCAGGCTCCGCGGGCATTGCGCGCCTTGCTCGGAGCAGCAGTCATCGCGATAGCATTTGGCTTGTGGGAATTGCTTCGCCCGCCCAAGGGCCTTGCCTCGCCGCCCGATGCCGCCGCGCTCGCGCATGCATCGCGCATCATCGACCTGCAGGGCCGCAGCGAAAGCCTGCTTGCGATGATGGGAGACAAGAGCTTGCTCTTTTCCACCTCCGGCAAGGCTTTCATCATGTACGGCAAGCGCGGGCGCAGTTGGATTGCGCTTTTTGACCCCGTCGGCCCGTGCGAGGAATGGACGGAACTGATCCGGCGTTTCATCGGGCTCGCTGACGGCCATGGCGGGCGGGCGGCTTTTTACCAGATACGCCCCGAGAGCCTGCCATATTACCTGGATGCCGGCCTGACCGTCATGAAGCTCGGCGAGGAAGCATGTGTGCCGCTCACCGACTTCAGTCTCCAGGGCGGTGCGAAAGCCCATCTTCGTTATGCGCTCAAACGTGGCGAGCGCGATGGACTAACCTTCGAATTGGTGCCGCCGGATCGTGTGACTTTCATCCTCGCCGCGCTGGAAACGATCTCGTCGGATTGGCTCGAAACACGGCGGAACGGCGAAAAAGGCTTCTCGGTTGCCGCGTTCGAACCACGCTATCTCGAGTCCCAATGGGTCGCGCTCGTCCGTCAACATGGCGTGCCCACCTCTTTCGTCACCGTGATGACGACCAGTTCGGTTCGGGAAGCATCGACAGGGTTGATGCGGCACGCACGCGGCACGTCACCATACGCGATGGAATTCCTGTTCACGAATCTGATGCTTCAGCTCAAGGAACTGAATTGCCGTTGCCTCAGTCTTGGCATGGCGCCGCTCAGCGGCATCGAGTCTCCGCCCCTCTCTTCCCGCTGGAACAGGCTGGGGGCCATCATCCGGCACTATGGCAGCCCGTTCTACAACTTTCGCGGCCTGAGACTTTTCAAGGACAAGTTCAATCCGATATGGGAGCCACGCTATCTGGCGGCGTCGGGCACGCTCAGTCCTTTCATGGCCCTTGCCGATGCCACCACTTTGATCGGCAGGGGGTTCAAGAGACCAAAGGAGCTTTCGAACCGTGAATAG
- a CDS encoding ABC transporter ATP-binding protein, translating into MSAAAKKGQAPLLKVADLGAGYGGMPVLRNVSLEVHKAEIVALVGGNGAGKTTLLRALSRVIAATGKIEFSGRDLVPMTSDEAFASGLVQVPEGRQLFDRMTVEDNLLMGAYRRSDKAAVERDLKRIYGLFPRLGERKKQLAGSMSGGEQQMCAMARGLMAAPVLLMIDEMSLGLAPVVVEQLMAVLGTIRDEGVTILLVEQDVHLALSGADRGYVMETGHIVHRGAAKELIDDPEVRRAYLGL; encoded by the coding sequence ATGAGCGCCGCGGCGAAGAAAGGGCAGGCTCCGCTGCTGAAGGTCGCCGACCTTGGCGCCGGTTATGGCGGCATGCCGGTGCTGCGAAACGTTTCGCTTGAAGTGCACAAGGCCGAGATCGTCGCCCTGGTCGGCGGCAATGGCGCCGGCAAGACGACATTACTCCGCGCCCTGTCGCGTGTGATCGCCGCCACCGGAAAGATCGAATTTTCCGGCCGGGATCTGGTGCCGATGACCTCGGACGAAGCGTTTGCGTCAGGGCTCGTGCAGGTGCCGGAAGGCCGACAATTGTTCGACCGCATGACCGTCGAGGACAATCTCTTGATGGGCGCCTACCGGCGCAGCGACAAGGCGGCCGTGGAACGCGATCTCAAGCGTATATACGGCCTCTTTCCCCGGCTTGGCGAACGCAAGAAGCAGCTCGCCGGATCGATGTCGGGCGGCGAGCAGCAGATGTGCGCCATGGCGCGCGGGCTGATGGCGGCACCCGTCCTGCTGATGATCGACGAGATGAGCCTTGGCCTGGCGCCGGTCGTGGTCGAGCAGTTGATGGCAGTGCTGGGGACCATCCGCGACGAGGGCGTGACCATCCTTCTGGTCGAACAGGACGTGCATCTGGCGCTGTCGGGCGCCGACCGTGGCTATGTCATGGAGACCGGCCATATCGTGCACCGGGGCGCGGCCAAGGAACTCATCGACGATCCCGAAGTTCGCCGCGCCTATCTGGGGCTTTGA
- a CDS encoding branched-chain amino acid ABC transporter permease encodes MDLLAQILINGILLGGLYAIMALGLALVWGVLNIVNLAHGAFIMLGAYLSWHLYTYLGIDPFLGLPMTAVVMFTLGYAVQRGLLNLVVRGPMFNTLLITFGLEVVLTYLAQLAFSADFRTINPPYAGNSIALGPVVLPQARLMAFGVAVVLTLAMWAFLLRSKLGRAIRATAQNLVAARLYGVEPRHLYAVTFGIGIGLAGAAGGLYGTVSQINPYIGAALTAKCFAISIIGGLDNPFGVLIGGLFLGIIESLAVLYIGATFADVASFGVLVAVLIVRPSGLLGKTA; translated from the coding sequence GTGGATCTGCTGGCGCAAATCCTGATCAACGGCATCCTGCTGGGCGGCCTCTACGCCATCATGGCGCTCGGGCTCGCCCTTGTCTGGGGCGTGCTCAACATCGTCAACTTGGCGCATGGCGCCTTCATCATGCTGGGCGCCTACCTGTCCTGGCATCTCTACACCTATCTCGGCATCGACCCTTTCCTCGGCCTGCCGATGACGGCCGTCGTCATGTTCACGCTCGGCTACGCGGTGCAGCGCGGCCTGCTCAACCTTGTCGTGCGCGGGCCGATGTTCAACACGTTGCTGATCACCTTCGGGTTGGAGGTGGTGCTGACCTATCTGGCACAGCTTGCCTTTTCCGCCGACTTCCGCACCATCAACCCGCCCTACGCCGGCAACAGCATCGCGCTCGGTCCGGTCGTACTGCCGCAGGCGCGACTGATGGCGTTCGGCGTCGCCGTCGTGCTGACGCTCGCCATGTGGGCTTTCCTGCTGCGCTCCAAGCTTGGCCGCGCCATCCGCGCCACCGCGCAGAACCTCGTGGCAGCAAGGCTTTACGGCGTCGAGCCGCGTCACCTTTATGCCGTGACCTTCGGCATAGGCATCGGACTTGCCGGTGCTGCCGGCGGGCTTTACGGCACGGTGTCGCAGATAAATCCCTATATCGGCGCGGCATTGACCGCCAAATGTTTCGCCATCTCCATCATCGGCGGACTGGACAATCCGTTCGGCGTCCTGATCGGAGGGCTGTTCCTCGGCATCATCGAGTCACTGGCGGTGCTCTATATCGGCGCGACTTTCGCCGACGTGGCAAGCTTCGGCGTGCTGGTCGCCGTACTGATCGTGCGGCCGAGCGGCCTGCTGGGCAAAACCGCATGA
- a CDS encoding branched-chain amino acid ABC transporter permease, which translates to MTALRIIIALVVIAALATVPWFGSDVLVQFGINALLLAVLAQGWNIIGGYAGYASFGNSVFYGLGSYGVAIAMVQWELPFAIGLVFGVALALVFAFLLGLPVLRLKGHYFAIATLALAQVMIAIVSNIELAGQNIGLVLPPLNNDPLFYELALGLLVLTTLTIFWLTRSRFGFGLIAIRENEEGAAVMGVNTTLYKVLAFALSGIFSALAGGIHAYWITFLDPESAFDISLNVKMIIMAVFGGPGTILGPVVGAFTLSAVSEFLSSEVTSVAGLFFGIVVVAAVVLMPRGLADVVRRFRKSGWRYFIENIRAHRI; encoded by the coding sequence ATGACCGCTCTCCGCATAATCATCGCGTTGGTCGTGATCGCCGCGCTCGCCACCGTGCCGTGGTTCGGTTCGGACGTGCTGGTCCAATTCGGCATCAATGCACTGCTGCTGGCTGTTCTGGCGCAAGGCTGGAACATCATCGGGGGCTATGCCGGCTATGCCTCGTTCGGCAATTCGGTGTTTTACGGCCTCGGCAGCTACGGCGTCGCCATCGCCATGGTCCAGTGGGAACTGCCCTTCGCCATCGGGCTGGTGTTCGGCGTGGCGCTGGCCCTCGTCTTCGCTTTTCTGCTCGGCCTGCCGGTGCTCAGGCTCAAAGGGCATTATTTCGCGATCGCGACCCTGGCTCTGGCGCAGGTCATGATCGCCATTGTCTCCAATATCGAATTGGCCGGCCAGAATATCGGCCTCGTGCTGCCGCCGCTCAACAACGACCCGTTGTTCTACGAACTGGCGCTCGGGCTGCTGGTGCTGACGACGCTGACCATCTTCTGGCTGACACGGAGCCGCTTTGGTTTCGGGTTGATCGCCATCCGGGAGAACGAGGAAGGTGCTGCCGTCATGGGCGTCAACACGACGCTCTACAAGGTGCTCGCCTTTGCCCTCTCCGGCATATTCAGCGCGCTCGCCGGCGGCATTCACGCCTACTGGATCACCTTTCTCGATCCCGAAAGCGCCTTCGACATCAGCCTCAACGTCAAGATGATCATCATGGCCGTATTCGGCGGGCCGGGCACCATCCTTGGCCCTGTCGTCGGTGCCTTCACCCTTTCAGCGGTGTCGGAATTCCTGTCGAGCGAGGTGACCAGTGTCGCCGGCCTGTTCTTCGGCATCGTGGTGGTGGCCGCCGTGGTGCTGATGCCGCGTGGGCTGGCCGACGTGGTGCGTCGTTTCCGCAAGTCGGGATGGCGCTATTTCATCGAGAACATCCGGGCACATCGCATATGA
- a CDS encoding amino acid ABC transporter substrate-binding protein, translated as MSNSMLHLAGALLAGAALAFSSGAASADDIVLGASVQLTGASANTGRYYKDAYEFAIDKINAAGGVTVGGEKHKLALKIYDNQSDVNLSVRQYTQLVSQDKVALLLGPFASNFALADSAVSEKYRIPMVQGGGASDQIFSRKFKYIFGTLAPASNYFGSTVKMLKELDPAPKSVALLYADDAFDVSVADGTRPLLKDAGLTIAMDEKYSSNASDFNSLLSQIKSNGAEVVLVAGHETEILNFVRQAKSLAVAPKLYSFTVGVPSEDFRKALGADADYAFGMTAWLPSAELKDKWFGNAATFAKDYKAKYNYDPDYHAASAAADVEALAQAIEDAGGTDPAKVRDALAKLNLDSLYGKIAFAENGQINLSQTVIQVQGTELKAIYGANGFVEKPKYPMPAWDKR; from the coding sequence ATGTCAAACAGCATGCTTCATCTGGCCGGCGCCTTGCTGGCCGGCGCGGCCCTCGCATTTTCATCGGGCGCGGCATCCGCGGACGACATCGTGCTTGGCGCATCGGTGCAGTTGACCGGCGCCTCGGCCAATACCGGCCGCTATTACAAGGACGCCTACGAGTTCGCGATCGATAAGATCAACGCAGCCGGCGGTGTCACCGTGGGCGGCGAGAAACACAAGCTGGCGCTGAAAATCTACGACAACCAGTCGGATGTGAATTTGAGCGTGCGGCAGTACACGCAGTTGGTCTCGCAGGACAAGGTCGCCCTGCTGCTCGGGCCGTTCGCGTCGAATTTCGCGCTGGCGGATTCGGCCGTCTCGGAAAAGTACCGGATACCGATGGTTCAGGGCGGCGGCGCATCCGACCAGATTTTCTCGCGCAAGTTCAAATACATATTCGGCACGCTGGCGCCGGCGAGCAACTATTTCGGCTCGACGGTGAAGATGCTGAAGGAACTCGACCCGGCACCCAAATCCGTCGCGCTTCTCTATGCCGACGACGCTTTCGACGTCTCGGTAGCGGATGGCACGCGGCCATTGCTGAAGGATGCGGGGCTGACGATTGCCATGGACGAGAAATACAGTTCCAACGCCAGCGACTTTAATTCGCTGCTGTCACAGATCAAGAGCAATGGCGCCGAGGTCGTCCTGGTAGCCGGCCACGAAACCGAAATCCTCAATTTCGTGCGCCAGGCGAAAAGCCTCGCCGTCGCCCCAAAGCTCTACTCCTTCACCGTCGGCGTACCGAGCGAGGATTTCCGCAAGGCGCTGGGCGCCGACGCCGACTATGCCTTCGGCATGACCGCCTGGCTGCCTTCGGCGGAGCTGAAGGACAAATGGTTCGGCAATGCCGCTACCTTCGCCAAGGACTACAAGGCGAAATACAACTACGATCCCGATTACCACGCCGCGTCGGCCGCGGCCGATGTCGAGGCACTGGCACAGGCGATCGAGGATGCCGGTGGCACCGACCCCGCCAAGGTGCGCGATGCGCTCGCCAAGCTCAACCTCGACAGCCTTTACGGCAAGATTGCCTTCGCCGAAAACGGTCAGATCAACCTGTCCCAGACGGTGATCCAGGTTCAGGGAACGGAGCTCAAGGCAATCTATGGCGCCAACGGTTTCGTCGAGAAACCGAAATATCCGATGCCGGCCTGGGACAAGCGCTGA
- a CDS encoding ABC transporter ATP-binding protein yields the protein MNTVIEATSLVKRYGRIAAVDGIDLGVGRGEVFGLLGPNGSGKTTTILLLLGLTEPTSGTIRVLGLDPLRQPLAVKRRVGYLPDQIGFYDQLTARENLVYSARLAGLVAEEANRRIAAALERVRLADVADRRVATFSRGMRQRLGLAEVLVKQAEIAILDEPTSGLDPQSTQELLDHIRELAADGVTIVLSSHLLGMMQTICDRVALFRKGRIGLIGRVDDLTSEVLGGTHVVEVEAEKTDLRLVLAGTPHVLGVTPLRPGRWRVHTDADIRANIARLVVAAGGALHAMSIRQSGLDEVYVRFFEGESHDAAA from the coding sequence ATGAACACGGTCATCGAAGCGACCAGCCTGGTCAAGCGCTACGGGCGCATTGCCGCCGTCGACGGCATCGATCTTGGCGTCGGCAGGGGCGAGGTCTTCGGTTTGCTCGGCCCCAACGGTTCGGGCAAGACCACCACGATCCTGCTCTTGCTCGGTCTTACCGAACCGACTTCCGGCACAATTCGAGTTCTGGGCCTCGACCCGCTGCGCCAGCCGCTGGCGGTCAAGCGCAGGGTCGGCTATCTGCCGGATCAGATAGGCTTCTACGACCAGCTTACGGCGCGCGAAAACCTGGTCTACTCGGCGAGGCTCGCGGGCCTTGTCGCCGAGGAGGCGAACCGGCGCATCGCCGCGGCTCTGGAGCGTGTAAGGCTGGCCGATGTCGCCGATCGCCGCGTCGCGACCTTCTCGCGCGGCATGCGCCAGCGGCTCGGCCTGGCCGAAGTGCTCGTCAAGCAGGCCGAGATCGCCATCCTCGACGAGCCGACCTCGGGTCTCGATCCGCAATCGACGCAGGAACTGCTGGACCATATCCGCGAGCTTGCCGCCGATGGCGTCACAATCGTGCTCTCTTCGCATCTGCTTGGCATGATGCAGACGATCTGCGACCGTGTCGCACTTTTCCGAAAGGGCCGCATCGGGCTCATCGGCCGGGTCGACGACCTGACCTCGGAGGTGCTCGGCGGCACGCATGTGGTCGAGGTGGAAGCCGAGAAAACCGATCTGCGCCTCGTACTGGCGGGCACGCCGCATGTGTTGGGCGTGACACCTCTGAGGCCGGGGCGATGGCGCGTCCACACCGACGCCGACATCAGGGCCAACATTGCCCGGCTGGTCGTGGCGGCGGGAGGCGCGCTTCATGCCATGAGCATTCGCCAGTCCGGTCTCGACGAGGTCTATGTCCGCTTTTTCGAGGGAGAGAGCCATGACGCAGCGGCGTGA
- a CDS encoding ABC transporter ATP-binding protein, with protein sequence MSTILQISHATRRFAGLIAVDDVSFTLDEGEILGVIGPNGAGKTTLVSLISGTLAPSSGDIIFAGQSIAKLPAYRRARLGIGRTFQIMRPFPGLSVLDNVAVGALFGHGGGEADLNRARERARGYLDFVGLGKSVDQRADELGGPGRKRLELAKALAMQPKLLLCDEVMAGLNHVEIDEVIDVIRKVRDQGISILVIEHVIKAIKSLSDRLLVLHHGEKIADGAPDAVLSDKTVVEAYLGKRRA encoded by the coding sequence ATGAGCACGATCCTCCAAATCAGCCATGCCACGCGCCGCTTCGCTGGGCTGATCGCCGTCGACGATGTCTCCTTCACGCTCGACGAAGGCGAAATCCTCGGCGTCATCGGGCCCAACGGCGCAGGCAAGACGACGCTGGTCAGCCTGATCAGCGGCACGCTGGCGCCAAGTTCCGGCGATATCATTTTCGCCGGACAGTCGATCGCCAAACTGCCTGCTTACCGGCGCGCACGGCTCGGCATCGGCCGCACCTTCCAGATCATGCGGCCCTTTCCCGGCCTGTCGGTTCTGGACAACGTCGCCGTCGGCGCGCTGTTCGGCCATGGCGGTGGCGAAGCCGATCTCAACCGCGCGCGCGAAAGGGCGCGCGGCTACCTCGACTTCGTCGGCCTTGGCAAATCCGTCGACCAGCGCGCCGACGAACTTGGCGGCCCGGGACGCAAGCGGCTGGAACTCGCCAAGGCGCTGGCCATGCAGCCGAAGCTTCTGTTGTGCGACGAGGTGATGGCGGGATTGAACCATGTCGAGATCGACGAGGTGATCGACGTCATCCGCAAGGTGCGAGATCAAGGCATCTCCATTCTGGTGATCGAACACGTCATCAAGGCGATCAAGAGCCTGTCGGACCGGCTGCTGGTGCTGCACCATGGCGAAAAGATCGCCGACGGCGCGCCGGATGCGGTGCTCTCCGACAAGACGGTGGTCGAGGCCTATCTCGGCAAGAGGCGCGCATGA
- a CDS encoding virulence factor family protein, whose amino-acid sequence MVFSDIGGWSAADQTTLDALGKNGALAVGVDTKLYLDRIADGDRPCDNLVGDVEALSRQLQRTHGGLEYHFPILAGAGEGGTLAGAILAQAPVNTLAGAVSLDPSIGLSGKRPVCAGAPSTRGAGGYTYGPISPLHGFWDVGLTASEPASAREHFDRLRAAATPLTLQSVNSGSRDDMLAGLVGPHLDQGTAQGVAALPLIELPASKPSGLMAIVLSGDGGWRDLDKTIAEDLQARGVSVVGWDSVRYFWNEKSPEQTAADLASVISAYGAKWHADKVALIGYSFGADVLPFAYDGLPADLRQRVAIVSLLGFAGAADWKITVAGWLGAPPSAKATPVEPAVGRMPAAAIQCFYGEEETDSFCPQLVSRGAEVIRTAGGHHFDGDYSRLAERILATFERHAAKQK is encoded by the coding sequence GTGGTGTTTTCCGATATCGGCGGCTGGAGTGCTGCCGATCAGACTACGTTGGACGCTCTGGGCAAGAACGGGGCACTCGCGGTCGGCGTCGATACAAAGCTCTATCTCGACAGAATCGCCGATGGCGATCGCCCATGTGACAATCTCGTCGGCGACGTGGAGGCACTCAGCCGCCAGTTGCAGCGCACGCATGGCGGCCTTGAATATCACTTTCCGATCCTCGCCGGCGCCGGAGAAGGCGGCACCCTTGCCGGGGCCATTCTGGCGCAAGCGCCGGTCAACACGCTGGCGGGCGCCGTATCGCTGGACCCCAGCATCGGCTTGAGCGGCAAGCGCCCGGTTTGCGCGGGCGCACCGTCGACGCGCGGCGCCGGCGGCTACACCTATGGGCCGATTTCACCGCTGCACGGCTTCTGGGACGTCGGGCTGACGGCGTCCGAGCCCGCGAGCGCGAGAGAACACTTCGACCGGCTTCGCGCCGCAGCTACGCCATTGACCCTCCAGTCAGTCAACTCCGGTAGTCGCGATGACATGTTGGCTGGGCTGGTCGGACCGCATCTGGACCAGGGAACGGCCCAGGGCGTGGCCGCCCTGCCACTTATAGAATTGCCGGCTTCGAAACCCTCGGGGCTGATGGCGATCGTGCTGTCGGGCGACGGAGGCTGGCGCGACCTCGACAAGACCATAGCTGAGGATCTGCAGGCGCGAGGGGTTTCCGTGGTCGGCTGGGACAGCGTTCGCTATTTCTGGAACGAGAAATCGCCGGAGCAAACGGCAGCCGACCTGGCGAGTGTCATTTCAGCCTATGGCGCGAAGTGGCATGCCGACAAGGTGGCGTTGATCGGTTATTCGTTTGGGGCGGACGTCCTGCCGTTCGCCTATGACGGGTTGCCCGCCGATCTCAGGCAGCGTGTCGCGATTGTTTCGCTATTGGGCTTCGCGGGCGCGGCCGATTGGAAGATTACCGTCGCCGGGTGGCTGGGAGCCCCGCCGAGCGCGAAAGCCACTCCCGTCGAACCAGCCGTCGGGCGCATGCCGGCTGCGGCCATTCAATGCTTTTACGGTGAGGAAGAGACCGACTCATTTTGCCCGCAATTGGTCTCCCGGGGCGCCGAGGTCATTCGGACGGCGGGCGGTCACCATTTCGACGGTGACTATTCGAGGCTGGCGGAACGTATCTTGGCTACCTTCGAACGCCATGCCGCGAAGCAAAAGTAG